Genomic segment of Triticum aestivum cultivar Chinese Spring chromosome 6A, IWGSC CS RefSeq v2.1, whole genome shotgun sequence:
TTGATATATGATCAACATGACTCCATCAACACACCGTCGTCACCTGAAGTTGTTCATACTACTGAGTAAAACAGATTATTCAAATAATAGGTACTTTCGTGCTACTTCACTCATACATCTGATTGTTTCGTCCTCTACTTTTACAAAGGTTATTCATGTTCTTTACTTCCTGTGTTAACTTTCTTTACATATGGCACATGACAGAATAGTCTGAATTATAGCAACAATTCGTTTTAATCAAATTGATTTTATGTTTGATGTTCCAATTTCCCCTCATATTCCTCGGTTTGACTCTATGAACTCCCCACGATCACCTCAATCAGTGCATACTCATGCTTCACACGATTTTAATATACTTAATCACCACTTGCCATCTTCTGTTACTACAGATGAACCAAATGAGGCTGCTTTCAGCCAACACGTGAAAAACAACCGATATGTGATTCATCTACCTTTTTTATGAACTTAGTGCGACAAATTTATCAATGTGTACCTTTTTACTGTTAATTTGGATTATCTTACCAAGTCACGTGACAATTCCGTTCCAGATGTACAACCAACAAACACTTCTCAGTTTTGTGTTCTTGAGAAATCATTGTATGCATATTCAATTCAATGTGCACGAGGGCCGGATTCCATTGTGTGTAGAACATGCTTCAGTAGTATCTTCTACAACTTAATACATATATATGAGAGACGGGCTTAGACATCCGCTCCGGAAGAATCCGAAAGAACACCAAGAAAATTCAAGCGACGCAAGAATTCAACTGTCTATGTGGAGCATGCCTCAACTCATTACTTATACCTTTGCAACTTTGTGCAAGGTATCCCATGTCGGAAGAATAGTAGACCCATGAGAACCGAATGCCCTTCGATAATTCGATTGAGCCTTCACAATGACAATCTGTGTTGTTCGTATTAGTGAGAAGACGATGGTCCTCTAGGGtgttagcacgacgactttctgaCCGTCTATTGCAATTAGGTTTGTCCGGCTATGGTGATGGACTTGGCGTCTCAGACGGTTTTACGAAAAATGCCTCGACAGCCCTGATACCCCGTTCCTTCCAATCAAATGCATGAATGGCGGCACCCCACATGTTTCCTCTGATTTAGTACGTGCCATTCAAAGAGGCTCTTAAATCCACCTGTGTGATTTGATTCGTCTAGAGATGGACAAGACAAGCATCTGGCTCTCCGTAGCAATTAAGCCCCCATCCCGGCACCCCATGGCCCACACGTCAGTAAAGCAGCAGCAGGCGAAAGCTATAGCTTCCTGcacactagtactactactacacggCCACACGCATACCTCAGCTCACCTCAGCTCAGCCGGAGTCGTACCCCGCTCGCATAATCAtagcctcccctctctccctttccTCCCTCTCgaggcgcctcccctcccctctcctctcacGCTCAGACACGCGAGCACAGCCAAGAAACCAGCCGATGCGAGGGCCAGGAGGAGGAGTtgggcccgcggcggcggcgttcggcccCGGCGAGCCGCCCCCGgccgcggaggaggtggtggaggagaactccggcggggaggaggaggaggaggatgggctcGAGCTGGGGCTCTACCTCGGCTCCAGGAAGCAGCAGCTGCCGGTGACGCCGGCGCCGTGCCGTATCCTGACGGCCAGGGACCTGCAGCCGGCGGCCGCGCTGTCCCCGGACTCCTCcgtgtcctcctcctcccccgccgcggCCAAGCCGGAGGAGggccccgcgcccgccgcctcgccggggatcctcgcctccggccaccctcaGAGGTTCGTTCTTGCTCTTCTCTGCCTCTTTGGTAATAAAAAAGAGTAAAAATTTGTGATTCCTCCCGGCCAAAGTTACCAGTTTTGCCTCGCTGCGTCCCTCAAATCCCTGACTTTCTACCACCTCCCTGCAAATCCCGTACCGAAACCTGCAAGATTTTCACTGTCTGAATGAAACTCTCAGCTCTCAACTGCACACCTGCACTACTGCCTACCACTCTAGTTTACTTACACTTCCCAAAATAGTGCAAACAAAAAAGAACCGAGATTATCCGGTGGTTGTTTTGCCATTCTGATGCAGCAAAAACACATCTGTCTGACCACAGTTCGAGATTTGTGCATGGCACTAAAAGGAAACATGATGTGATGTCAGTGTTACCTGATTTGCTGAGCTACTACCCATACCAGCCTCACCTGGACTAATCCAAATTAGTACATGTTTTTTTGGTTTGCCAGCAGCTTTGGAGTGGTGGGATGGCCACCAATAAGAACATTCAGGATGAACAGCCTGTTCGGCCAGGCGAAAGACAATGCCTCCGATGCCGAAAccaagaaggccgccgccgatgaGTCCGGCTCACGGAAAGACAAGGAGGAGGGCGAGAAGAAGGGCCGGGTGCCCGGGTGGGTGAAGGTGAACATGGATGGGGAGGTCATTGGGAGGAAGGTGGACCTCAACGCCCATCGCTCCTACAAGACCCTTGCCTTGGCCCTTGAGATCATGTTCACCAAGCCATCCGCCGGTCTTTGCGCCTCTAGTAAGCCTCAATTGACTTCTACTACCTTGTGCATTTCATAATTACACTGATATCAAGATCACATGATAAATCTAAGTGGTAGTACATGAACTTTAGTTCCACACAAATTTGCTCTTATGTTGATTTGTGACATTTGTCACTTCAAGCATTAGGATTTATGGTGCTATACTTCTGAAGTGCAGTGTCTCTGGGCATTCTACTTATAAGCTGACTGCAGATTTAAGTACAAACAGTTCAGTCTTTCTAGCTTTTGATGCATTTCTTATTTGTAACATGGAATTGTCAGATAGCACGAAGTCTCTGAAGCTGTTAGAAAACTCTTGTGAATACCAGATGACATACGAAGACAGGGATGGTGACTGGATGCTTGTTGGAGATGTCCCTTGGGAGTAAGCTCTCTGCACTATGCATCTATTCGGAATGAGTT
This window contains:
- the LOC123129002 gene encoding auxin-responsive protein IAA10 isoform X1; this translates as MRGPGGGVGPAAAAFGPGEPPPAAEEVVEENSGGEEEEEDGLELGLYLGSRKQQLPVTPAPCRILTARDLQPAAALSPDSSVSSSSPAAAKPEEGPAPAASPGILASGHPQSSFGVVGWPPIRTFRMNSLFGQAKDNASDAETKKAAADESGSRKDKEEGEKKGRVPGWVKVNMDGEVIGRKVDLNAHRSYKTLALALEIMFTKPSAGLCASNSTKSLKLLENSCEYQMTYEDRDGDWMLVGDVPWEMFVGSVKRLRIMRTSDASGLGPRFQANHRTAASTRGRS
- the LOC123129002 gene encoding auxin-responsive protein IAA10 isoform X2, with amino-acid sequence MRGPGGGVGPAAAAFGPGEPPPAAEEVVEENSGGEEEEEDGLELGLYLGSRKQQLPVTPAPCRILTARDLQPAAALSPDSSVSSSSPAAAKPEEGPAPAASPGILASGHPQSFGVVGWPPIRTFRMNSLFGQAKDNASDAETKKAAADESGSRKDKEEGEKKGRVPGWVKVNMDGEVIGRKVDLNAHRSYKTLALALEIMFTKPSAGLCASNSTKSLKLLENSCEYQMTYEDRDGDWMLVGDVPWEMFVGSVKRLRIMRTSDASGLGPRFQANHRTAASTRGRS